Sequence from the Strix uralensis isolate ZFMK-TIS-50842 chromosome 1, bStrUra1, whole genome shotgun sequence genome:
GATTCATGTAATACTCTTCAGCTCTGTTGTCTGTGTTATTTTGTACCATGCTTCATAATAAGTTTGTAAGGTTGGCCAAGGTTAAGTTCTAATTGCATCAGCAATTGCTTTATTCACAGCTCAGAGACACATGCCTGTATATTTGTCAGTAAATCTCAGCTTGCCAAGTCCTTCTTTCTGAGGATGGAAACATTCATGGACATCAGCAAAAGTGATTGTGTGCTTTCACTGACATGTGGAATAGTTGACTATTTTAAAACTATCTTTTAAGCTTAGCcattatgattttaaaatcaaaatcacattaaaaagtgcagttagactttttttttggatgggggagagaaaaaagaatcttAAAGCTTACAGAGCACAGTGCTGATATCtctagaaattttaaaaatgtggtgcTGTGGGCTGTGGTGGTAAAAGTCCTTTGAGAGTGCCGTGCCAGTAAACTACAGCCATGTAGTCTGTTCCTAGAAGTGAGAGTAGTTTGGCCTCTGACCCctctgattctgtgaatttttctgtgatagtaaacaaaaaaaaaaaaaaaaaaaagaaacattgcaATGGCTTTTAGAGCCCAAAAAGTTACTTACTACTCACTTTCTAAACACTTTAAAAGTCTCATTTAAAGCAAGTGAAGCCGAGGTGCAGTGCACGGAGAGTGACTTCTGCAGCATGCTGTCCTCCCAGCATTGTACTGCTGGTGGAAGCCCCTCCACAgaagcaggttcctcagcaccTGGACTCAGAGTCCCCATGTGGGAAATAAGGCTGGTGTGTTTCTGGCAGCAGTTTTTAAGGTTTTATGCAGGAGAAGTGTAAAGCAACTTCAACAGAACCTAAGAGACAGCTCGATGAATCTGACCCTCACAGGTGGCTTGCTTCACGTGCCTTCCAAACTTCTTCATTCAAATTGATTCAGAAACATCCGTGTGCTCCCCTGCCATAAAATCAGCTTTCCACAAGGACTTACCAGGCAAAAATCCATGCATAACAGAGAGTTTTCAACATACTGAGCGAAAATTGGTGTATGGGTATCATGCAAAAGTAGAAAGAGGCCATGCTTGATGTGTGACTGGGCTGCAACAAGCACATGAATGCTTAAAGAACTGAACTGGTCAACTGAGGAGAGGTTGGAGAACTGGTTTAAAGttcttccccagcccccttcAAATGGAAACAAGACTGGGAGTGCCTCAGGAGGATGGCTAAGCAACTTGGGGATTACTGGGTGAACTGGGAGACTGTGAGTCTAACAGTCATAGTTCAGATGAAAGACATATAGATAGGGACCAGCATAGGGAAAGGGAGAGTTTGTAACATTTTAGCATCTTTGGGGCAGTCCTTGTTATCTGGAATGAGGCTCGTGCCTGTTCCCAGTGCTGTCATACCACTGCCTTCTGTTTTACTACCTTGTTTACACTGTCTTGTTCTGACTGAGAAAGTCTTTTCAGTCCTGTTAACCATTTAACTGCTGTATCCCTAAGCCATCACAAAACAATGACTTAAACTCCTCTTTAATTGCTTCCAAACACTGTTTATGAATTATGAGAGATAGTTTTAAGCTAAAAAGATTGAATTAGATGACTAGTGTTAGCATTTGTCAATCTGATTATGTGACTTGCATGCATGAAAAGGGTAAATTTCCTGAAATACCCTATATGAAGGTACAATGATAATAGACTTGTTATAAGTGGAAAATCAGATAGATGTTCGCATTTGAAATAATTACCTTAGAAAAGACACAAATGGAAGAGAACTGAGGTAAGATTCCCCAGGCACAAGCAATTCTGCCATTACTTGTGTTGGGAGGTTGACTTTACAACCTAATCATTCTTTTAACAGCTATTACAAGTATATAGAGGAAACTAAGTAATAATATGCAGGTCTAGAACATAGTTTGTAAAAGGTTAAAAACTATTTGGATTATTTAACTGTGCATATTATATAAGCCCCCATAGTTCAGAGACTCCAGTCATAGCTAGCTCTTCATTATTCCTGGTCATGGGGAGGACTCTGGGATTATTCAAACAGCTGGATAACCTAGGTACTAACAGAGACATAAGCAGTTCTTTAGAGAGCTGTGTGATGAGTCCCTGCATCTGTGCTGTCTTCAACCCAGTGCCTTGGGAAGAGAGACCTGGCAAGAGGCGTGTTACCCAACACTAAAAATTCTTGTCGCAGGTTGAAACAGGACAGCGAAATAACATACTGGTGATCGGAAGTGGCAACCCCTTAATTTCCAGCAGTGCCCTTTGCTGACTTGTGGCTCCAGACATGCTGGCTCTAGATAAGGAAGGAAACTAAGGCTGGTTGAGGCTGCTCAGAGACTGTACAGTGAAGGGCGCATTGCCCTGACAGGTCCCAGCAGAGGTGGTCATTAGGCAGAGTAAGGGAGGGGCATAATAGGTGTGATTTTTTGCATGCCTTCGCAATTCATAGTTTCCTTTTACAGCTTTGGGCAGGTTTACAAGTAATGTCATGAGAATGCAGTGACAATAGATGGTTTCAGAATTTATAAGGTACTACATCCCATGAAATACACAATGCCTGGTGAAAACAGCTTTTATAACAAAGAGTCTTGAGTTAATGAAAGAGCAGTAGATTTTCTGGAATACCAGTGTGTTCATTTAGCAAACAGATGTGGCATTTACTATACCCATCTCCCAAACCATCCATTTGTTATCACTCCTCTGCCAAAGGTTACTTGAAAAAGAACCATGAGAGCACTCCTTAGTCATAAACAGCAGCTGTTGAGGCTGTAATATCCTGAAGTCCCTGCAGCTGTTTGCTAAGTAGATGCATGTCTGAGCTCCTAGTCGTCACAGTCTTTCAGGTACCTCTGAGTATCTCACCCAGAGTCCATATGTAACCTTTATTATTCATTCCTATTCTTGTGTCTCTACAGCGTATAGTGATTTGGGGTATTACATTATTAATAAGCTGCACCATGTGGATGAATCAGTGGGAAGTAAAACTCGGAGGGCCTTTCTTTATCTTGCTGCCTTCCCTTTTATGGATGCCATGGTGAGTGCCTGATTCAGaactgaattttaatatttatgttattttttttctttggtgacCATAGTTCACAAAGTCTGTTACCTGATGGGAAACTGGAGGTGTGCAGAAGGAAGGTGTGTCCTTTGCAAGCAGTAACTGAATATACCTGGACACATCATCTCCTGCTATCTGGAAAAAGCATCTGGGTAGACTTTGAACATCCAGAGATCACGACAAATGTAAAAAATGTCAGCTGCCTTGTTAGAGTTTCTGTCTGTGTATGCCGGAAAGCACTGCTCATCTTAAGAGCTGCACCAGTTGTCTGTATGTGTCCTCTCATTTCAATTTGTAGTggaagagctggttttgccatggATTCCCAGATCACTTGCAGAGCTCACAGGAATAAGCTCAATATTTTCTCAAAGCAAATCTGTTGAAAAGATATTTCTTACCGTCAATTTTTTCAAGCACAGCTAAGTCCACTATATCTCAAATGCTTGGGCAAGAGAGCCACACATGGGGTGGGCTGCTGCTTCCCAGATCACCAGGCTTACTGCTTGTGGCCTGCACAACATAAAAATATGGCAGCTCTCTTTAATACCTCTACTTCTGTGTAAAACTGGTAAAGGATAACCTTCTCATGGCATGCCACTAACACTTTCTCTACTATTTTGTCTGGTTGAAACAGTAGCTGACAATAAAAAGAAGTTGGATCATTAAGTTTTCTTTCCCAGACATGACTCGGTATAACTCAGTGGGCCAGTGAATATTACACTTCAGAATTGCATCCAGCTGGTGAAAGAGAATAAAGATTTTTTCCCTTCAATTATTTACTATGGTAATCCATCCTGTGCAGCATCTGTTTTATGAAGAAGGGGCAGTTTCTTATTAATCTGCTCAGAAATTTCTATACAGTCTATTAAATTATTCCCATTCTCCCTGTCCGCCCTGGCAATGAGGAACTGAATGCAGCAGTGCTTTCTGTGCATTACTGACTTAACATTTGCCCAGGTTCACACCAGGTACTGCTGGTAGAAAAGAGCTTTATAAGTTATTTGTGTACAACATAACAACCAGAAAACAGCATTCTGGGACCTGAAATCATTCACAGATATCATAATCACTTCCCAAACgcttctctgccttttttcagGCATGGACCCATGCTGGGATTCTGCTGAAACACAAGTACAGTTTCCTAGTGGGATGTGCCTCCATCTCAGATGTCATAGCTCAGGTAATGACTCCTCTTAGCAGTCACTATTTTTGTTGTGTTAAGCACTAGATGCTTTCCTAAACAGGAACTCTCTTGCACAGAGACTGCCTTCTCTCTCTACCATGAACAACACACCAGAGGAAGTAATCTTGTGTGCTATTCTCTGGCTGTTTCCCTGTTGTGTGTAGGCTGTTTGCTGACAGTTGTGGTTTAGGCTGGTCTCACTTGACTGGATCAAATCAGTCCCAAACCATTGTCAGGAGAAGGAAACCAGGATTGTTTTGAGCCATGTCTTCCAGCACCTCCACAACCCTGTTTCAGAATGGCTGAGAAACAAGTTACATACACATGTGTACATCTGGCAAAAAGAAAGGTTAGGCAAAGAAACCGATGGCTGCTACCAATCCTGAGGCTGATGGAGTGCTTTGAAAGAGACCTTTCTCCTCCCTGTGCATTCTCCCCCACACTTTGCACAGTTGCACTGAAATCCTGAGTAGGGCTTGTAGGTGGGGAAGTGAAGACTTGATTCTCCAGTTCACCTGTCAGCTTTGCACATGCTGTCTAATCCAGTGAAATGCAGTAGTGTAAGCCATCTTCTGAGTGCTAGTGTGGCACTGCTCTTACTGCTCCAAAAGGTGATGGCTCAGAACTGCAGCAGAAGGGATCTGTGGTGATAGCCCCTGGGTGATGCAGAGAAGACCACGTTTCATTTGCAAGGGAGGTGTTAACTACCCTGTTGCTTTGTACTAGACGCACTTAAAAAACAACATTCATACACATTGCTGATGGCCACTGTTGTAGTACTTGAGAACCAATATACAGCCCTCTTTTtaaagcatatataaaaatattacgAAATGGAGAGTCCCAACACCTGTAAAATGGTAGCTGTACTACCCCATTACCAGCTGAATGGTGTAATGGCTGGGTAAGAAAGAGGATAATAAGAGTATAACATCAAAAGAAATATGAAGTCAACAGCACTTAGTTCAATTTTCCATTGCATTTTCCTCCCACTGAATATGAGCGAGCCATAAACCGGGTTGAACCATTCAGTCAGCTGCTATTCTATGTTTGACAGGTCTGCCCCTCTACAGTACTACACTAAATCCCTGAAGATAATACCAATTACTGTAAATGACTTTAACCCTCAGGATCTGCTCTTGTTCTAATGTGGCCTACAAAGTTTGCTGACACTAGATGCATGTCGGGTCATATACAGCTAAATACAGAAACAAATTCTTATTTTGGCCATGGTACACATGCCCTTTCCACAATGGTTGGCAAGTGGCATGCCAGGGTTGTGAAGAATAAGACACCTGTCATTTTCTCTCAACAAAATATTGCGCAGAGCAAGAGCAAATCCAGAAGACAAAAAGTTGTGACTCTTCATACCCCAGAACTCTGTATACCTACATCTGCTCCCTTCATAAGTATAGGTGTGCAGGCAGTAGCTAATTCTCCTTGGATAGCTTCATAGACACACTTTTTGTGACTGACTTTGCTTCTGTTTACTGAAAAGCAATTCTTTTGTAAGGTTCAAAGGAGCAGTTTTGCAAATCCTTATAAACAGTGTGGCCTGCCTAATACACATTTGCATGGTGTGATTTTTCTTAAGTATTTCTTGAGCTCTAGCAATGAAGGAGAGAATCTGCCCCTGAACAATGTGTTCTGTATTTCTTGTAACTCACTTGAATGCCAGCATGTCCCGGCAGGGTTGTCCTTGATTCTGCTGTTCACAGCACCAAACACAGTTGGCTTTGCAGTCATGCCCCCTTATCCAGAGACATTTGGAATTTAACAGGCACACCATCAGCTCTGTACTTAAAAAGAGAATAATATCATATTAATCAATTCCTTTACATTTTCTGGATTGAACATTTAATCTTATGAGACTGAATTATGAGCAGTTCATTAGCCCAAAAGTTTCCATTTCATTTACATCAATGTGGCACTCAGCTGAGGAGAGAATGATGAAATACTGAAATTTCACtcaaaaaagtagaaaattagGATGGCATAAAACCTCCTGCTTCTAAATGCTGAAGTGAATACTTCAAAACATCTGGCTTTTTAATCGCCActtcctccccccccaaaaagtAGGGCTTAGAAGCTGACCCTAGAAGCACGTCTCCAGCCTCATTGTATATCAGAATAGCACATTCTCCTGGAAAGGGTAACACTCAGCCACATGCTTGCTGCCAGACCTTGCCAGACTTTGATGCTAACCTTCTCCTATTTATGGCTCCTAGTCTGACACCTGCCCATACCTTCAAGTACTGTTTAATAGAGCTTCTGTATGATGTTAACTCTTGTTCTTCTCATTCGTATGACATAATGGGGTGGGGGTCCTGACTTAAGTTTCAAATGCCACAAACTCGATTGAAGTCACATAGATACTATAGTCACACATGGTTGTTGGTTCAGGTGGATTAGCTTGGAGTCAGACGGAAGATATGTTGGCCCTAAAGAAACACAAATTACTAATGATTTATTTGTTTGCCCTGCAGGTTGTTTTTGTAGCCATTTTGCTTCACAGTCACTTGGAGTGCAGGGAGCCTCTCTTGATCCCAATCTTGTCCTTATACATGGGAGCACTTGTCCGATGTACCACGTTATGCCTCGGATACTACAGGAACATACATGATGTCATTCCTGACAGAAGTGGGCCTGAAATGGGGGTATGTCTTAatactttgtgctttttttgaaTTCAATAATTTTAAACTTGCTTTGTGTTATAATACTGTATTAAACCACGGGAGGCATGAAGGGcctcctctctctgtcctgcaggaaaaaacattttcacttaaAGAGGCGTGGTAGAAACTATTCCAGCAATAGCACACATGAGGCAATGCTTCCTGTGGTATGGATGTGATGTCTGCTGAGCACCTCTGTACTGAGCTCTGTACTGAGCTGTAAAACAGCACAGCATGAACTAAGCAGGCATCTTATTTCACAGGGAAGAAGGTCTCaaaattcctctttttcctcGAATGTCATACTGGTTTTCACATATCTTTGGAAGCCAGAACAAATTATTCAAATACATGCCTTATGCATTATTTATTGATATCCATGACACAGCTTCTTTTGAATCAGTATTACTAACATGAGTGAAAATATTTTAGGCTCCTCATGTTGAAAACTATTGAAATGAATGTACCAAACTGACAATGGgtgggaaaagcaaaaatcttttctCTGTACTTTTGGTTCAGTActgcatgtttttttccaaactcacttcttttttttattttttcctatgtgTTGCAGGGAGAGGCTACAATAAGGAAGATGCTGAGTTTCTGGTGGCCTTTGGCATTAATTCTGGCAACTCAGCGAATAAGTAGGCCCATTGTCAACCTTTTTGTCTCCCGGGACCTAGGTGGCAGTTCTGCAGCCACAGAGGTAAGAAAGTCAGTGCTCTCCATTACTGCAAGTGATCATTTACATGTAGTTACCTCTGTGTTTCTCTTCTCACCCATGCTGACAAGTAAAAATTGTCTTAAGTACATTTCTGTTTAGTGCTCTCTTTATCCTTGAGAAGAAGACTGCTTGGACTCTTACCAGGAGTGTTTCTGCCAGACCTAGTGGGACCTCACCTCAACAAGACCAGTAGAATTTTTTCACTGAACAGGTCCTGTATCTGTAGTTTTCATGCTCCACACATAGGTGCATATGGTCTGGAGCATTCAGATCCCAGAGATTTTAGGACAATCATCAGTAGTTCCATGTTCCACTGTTTCTTGTCATGTATATTTATGTCTGTGCAAACTGATGTGAAACTAACTGTTAGCAGTCAGTGCATCACACAGAATTGGGTAGAGACATAAGgaagcacataaaaaaaaaaaaaaactgtcttCAGGTTGGGATATGAAATGCACCCTCTTGAGGAATTTCAGATTACTCCAGTAGTCTCTTACACCTGATGGGAGCTGGACTTCTGATTGTAATGCAGCGCCTTCACCAGTGCTCACCATGAGCTGACGTATTCTCTCAAGAAGTCTGGGGGACCTTTCCTGCCGGGTTCAGTGGGAGGATGTGTAGATCCACATAGTCATTAGCAAATGTCTCGTgctttttctgtaggaaaaacaaagctgtaagttactaaatggaaaggaaaattcaaaCAGCTGATTCCTAACAAACGTTCTCTCAACACTGCTAATTTGTCATATGTGATACTGTGTATTTCTCTTGCTCAGGAGTTGCCAGTGACTGCAAATAAACAGCTGTGGAGAGAGAATTTAGGAAATGTAACGCTTTTACATGTGTAAATCAGGGATCAGTCTATGCATTAATAGCAGTCTCAGTACAAGGGGAGCCAGAGTGAGTTAGCAGAGATCAGTTTTGCATTTCTTGGTGACTTGATTTTAGATGCATCACATTTCATGGCTTGCCATTTGCATTTTGTTGCTATTAGGATGACTCCAAACACATGTCATAGCTGGTGGTTTGCTGGCCTTTTTACACTGAGAGTAATGGTCATTTTTCAACTTTCTCTGATTTCTGAAATAATTGCTTCTGAAAAGGGAGGTGCTGgcaacacagaaaacatcagtgtaCAGTTGCATCAGTATACACAGGAGTTTTATAGGTCCCCTGTTCAGTAATAGCAGCAACTTTCAGTGCGGGCAGGATGTCAGGGCTAGCCTGTAGCATCTTTATGAGGGCAGCAACTCTGCTTGCATTGGCAAACTCACCCTGCTTCTGTTTGGACTGCCAGCACAGTTATGGTGATTGGGGTAGCTTTTTTGGTGTTGGCTTTGATGGAGGATTTTTTCACCTGTCAAAAAAAGGTCCTAGACATCTAGGAAAGCTTGCATGCACATATTTTGGGATTCCACCAattgaggagaagaaaaatcattgctAAAAACTTCGATAGTTTAATCCAAGTGGAATCTGGCATACAAAATGTCATagtgaaatactgttttctttaacaGTTACTGTGTCTTTGCAGTCTTTTTGGGCttcatgaaaataagcaaaatatcttttatattctttatttGATTTAACCTAGGTAAGTTTCACACAGATGGAAATTCTGCTGAAAATAcaataaaggggggggggggaattgcAACTAAAAAGGGTACTAtcttaaaattccatttttttttcttagaaccAATTACTTTTTCAAGGTACATTAAACATTATTAAAGCTATCATTAACAGGGAAGAATCTATCccactttcttcctctctgtggATGTCACTActttcccccctctttttaaaCAGCACAGGGAACAAATTAGCTTTCTACATGGTCCTGTGTTTGTATAGACCTTTTAACCAAGCAAGGACAGCAATTACATTTATAATGGAAAGATGGGCTCAGATAACCAAGAAAATGTACATTGAAAGTTTAGAAGTGAAACAGAGACAGCAGTAGTCAAGTAGCTCTTAACACTACCATTGCCAGATGTGAAATGAATCTGAATTTATGCAGACTAACAGATCTGAACCTGCAGACAAAAAGCTGTCAAACACTTTGGTTTGTGGAATTAAGAGAGTCAGACAGTTCTCACTACAGATGCATACTTCGGCTCTGAGGACTGGAAAACTTGGGGTGACAGTAGATTTccaagcagctgcaggaagagCTCCCTAAACTTCCTGCATGGAAGACATGAGTACATGTATTTcaactttttcttcagaaatcagaACCATCAGCAAAATCTTTCATACATTAATATGTCAAGGGGGGTTATGTCTTTGATGCACCTCTTGGACTGTACTTGTGAAAGTGCAAAAGGGCCTGGTTTTAAATTGCAGGCAGTGAGTCGTTTCTCAGGATAAAAATGGTCATCTGGAATTATTCTTGTCTGTTTTTCACTGATGAGCACCAGAGTggggagaggggttttttttgtgtcttAAGTGCCTCCTGCCCCAGAGCAGTCAGTTTGATGTCCAAAGTCAGTCAGCCACTGAGGCCTACTGTTTTGTAGCCTGTCTTACTTAAAACTGTTTTACATACGAACAACCAAgtaaaatttatataaattaaaattatgaaatatgATCCAAAGTTACCATGAAGTGTAAGGCGTTCTGCTACTCAGGTGTAGGTGAAATAACTGAGGAGCAATGTGGGAGGGAGGTATTCGGCTGGCTGAGGGGCATACACCAGCTCAAGTTAACCATTATCCCAAAGTATCAGAGTGACAGTGAAGTGAATAAACTGAGTAACATAGCTTCATGGCATGAAAGATTTTGTAAGCCTAAAATGCCAGGCCAAATGATGGCCATTTTGATGGCCTTCCTGAAACAAACAGCTTCCAAGCATCTGTGGTTTCTCATTGTGTCAAGGTCAATGTGGTGATATTGGTGGGAAATGGCACCCTATGTTAGTTTAACGGTTCTGTTCAAAGATTTGAAGTACATGTTTGCCTGTCTCTTTCCATAGGCAGTGGCAATTCTGACAGCTACGTACCCTGTGGGACACATGCCGTATGGCTGGCTGACAGAGATCAGAGCAGTATACCCTGCTTTTGACAAGGTGAGTGCCATGTTAGGGGTGTAAGAAATACCTTTTGTGTGGTTTCACATGTATGGTTCTCCTCTTTCTCGCTGTTACAACATTCTAATTTAGGGGTGGCTTCAGTGACGTCGGAGGAATTTCTGCCAAACAAATATGAAGAAAGTTAGTTCATGGCTCCATAATCAAGTGTaacagattctttaaaaaataaaccgACCAGAGATTAAATAGGGCTGTATTAATAGCCATCTACTGTCTTGCTTCTCTTTACTTTTGCTTCTGATGCTTATTGTTCTTTGTCCCACTgataagattttcttaaaatcctAGTTAAATGAACTGGGTTTTTGGTGGCTGCAAGCTGTTGTCTGATTTACAATTTTAACCTTAGCTCAAGGTTATTAAGCTACCTTTTGAATAGATAGGTGCTGTATTTTTAAGGATTAAAAAGAAGTCCTCACTTACTCACAGTGATGTAGCTGCTTAGCTAATGAAATGATTTCTCATGAAGTGTCCATCAGTGCCTCAGCAAGCTCACATCTCTGCTCCACATTCTGCAGTATCTTTCAAATGGATTTGGGTTCATTTGCATATGTTAATATTTAGCAAAGGTTGTTTCATACACTGACAGTAACACAGATAGCATACATTATATTAGTAGTACTGACTTAGCTGACCAAGACTATGAAGATTTTTGTTGGCAAATCATGTAATTATGTAAGAATGCAAGGACTGCTTCTGGAACTGAGCATAGAGCAAATATATAACCAAAATTCATTTTGTTTAGactctttctctgttttaaaactcATACTCATTAGTCCATATGTTGTGCGAAGAACAGTCATGTCCTGTGACACTCTAATGCAAACGCCAGATCCTCTGCTTCCCTGTATTTACCAATTAGTAACTGAACTTCCTGGTTCCAAATACTGATGAAAAAGATGTTTGCTTGCTCTGGGATGTATTTAACTGAATCAAGCCCTGTTTGATATGGTCCACCATATTTCcaaggaaaatttaaaaacaaaacaaagaaaagtcaaATCAGTCATAACTTCCTAACCTGGCTGTGTACAGCTAAATTGAACCTGTCAGATAAAATACAACATGAAGGCTTTCTCAGAGGCCATGCTGCTGAAAAGGACTGCAGATGCAAAACCAATAAACTGCAAGATAAAAATGGTTTGGGACAGGAAACACAGGAGCTGCTAACCTCATCTGTTACGAGCCACAATGAAATGCACTGTTGCCAAGCAAAATTAACATCAGTTAAGGCTCCTAAATTCAGGTCTCATTTAGCTGGTGGAAGATGTGCTGAGAACTTCAGTGGTGGCAGGATTAGACCATGATTtgtctgtttgtttatttgagttAAAAGGCTTCTCATCGAGCTCTTGTGGAACAAATGTGAGGAAGAAAAACCTAGGGTAAGGCACAGATAGGTACAGTTTATCTAACTGCCGAAGAAGTATATAATGGGGATTTTAGTTGCATGTTTTAAGAGCAATTTGGCATAAAATGTGCTAAGTGAGGTAGCAGCAGTATAAAGGGTATCTCATCCTGGCAACCATGTGTGCAGATGCCTCCACTGTAGCTTTCAGACAATAAATACCAAACCAGAAACCCACAGTTGGTTTTTTTAGATTGCTGTGAGAATTGCTTTACCCTCAGTCACACGTCATTCGCATGTCACCATGCCTTTCAAAAGTTTTGTTTCCTTAAGCTAAAGCTTTCTCAGAAGAGTCCAGATAGAAGCACTTTTTATTTCTGGACTCTGTAAAGCCTCCACTGTGAGTCTCAGATGCTGAAACAGTTTGCATGCATGCAAACTCCCATTTTCTTTTGTCAGTTACTCAGAAAGCTGGCAATGCTGATGGCCATCAGAAGCACATTTCATTGCCTTAACTGGCTGATGGGATTTGGGATCCAGATACTATGCCACTCTTCAGTGGCTCCGCTGGAGAAGTCAGATTCTCGTCTTCACTGGAAAATTGTTACCTCTGTATACATTTGTAAGAGAGATGCAGGATCCTGCTTCAGTCTTTTATGAGACTCTGTGTCCAGAGCAACCTCATGGCCTAGCAGTTGCACTCAGGTTAAGGGTTACTActgattttctgaaagaaagcagACATAGCCTAGTTCTGTGCTCTGTTGGGTGTTTTATATGGTGATA
This genomic interval carries:
- the ANKH gene encoding mineralization regulator ANKH isoform X4, with amino-acid sequence MMDHLSSPGEKAYSDLGYYIINKLHHVDESVGSKTRRAFLYLAAFPFMDAMAWTHAGILLKHKYSFLVGCASISDVIAQVVFVAILLHSHLECREPLLIPILSLYMGALVRCTTLCLGYYRNIHDVIPDRSGPEMGGEATIRKMLSFWWPLALILATQRISRPIVNLFVSRDLGGSSAATEAVAILTATYPVGHMPYGWLTEIRAVYPAFDKNNPSNKLVNTNSTVTATHIKKFTFVCMALSLTLCFVMFWTPNVSEKILVDIIGVDFAFAELCVVPLRIFSFFPVPVTVRAHLTGWLMTLKKTFVLAPSSVLRIIVLIASLIVLPYLGVHGATLGVGSLLAGFVGESTMVAIAACYVYRKQKKKRNENETATEGEDSAMTDMPHTEEMTDIVEMREENE